One stretch of Candida orthopsilosis Co 90-125, chromosome 3 draft sequence DNA includes these proteins:
- a CDS encoding Dfg10 protein (S. cerevisiae homolog DFG10 has role in pseudohyphal growth) — protein MLMPWGHISVDVTSCYTVLGIFYQRVNIYRDLFIFSVPLFSQSITFYMNITTTYNLQLLVSLAYFVLTSGILLVKYVPPLKRLLNYGKTVPDFDSRGNNSPSSPSTPSEVIDIIAKYAVVRKSWFTHFYICLFTLSTATYFKACHEAIIGQSDNEAATFKNLETINKLLLLQGARRMIESFVVTKFSTTSYMNITHYVVGISHYVLIALATYLGLSGSCAGSAVLTIADYMLIAIFGVASLQQFRAHYHLAHLVKYSLPKFKLVASPHYLYEVIIYTVIMAFSTKNGINSTSFMFISGWVFVVTNLSVSAVETYHYYQLKYKEEFDLKWAIFPGIL, from the coding sequence ATGTTGATGCCGTGGGGGCATATTCTGGTGGATGTGACATCTTGCTATACTGTACTTGGTATATTCTATCAACGGGTAAATATTTACAGAGACTTATTTATATTTTCTGTTCCACTCTTCTCTCAATCCATAACATTTTATATGAATATTACTACAACTTATAACTTACAATTACTTGTTTCGCTAGCATACTTTGTTTTAACGTCAGGTATATTACTTGTCAAATACGTTCCACCTTTGAAGAGATTATTGAACTATGGTAAAACTGTTCCGGATTTTGATTCTAGAGGTAACAACAGTCCAAGCAGTCCCAGTACACCTTCAGAGGTAATTGACATCATTGCCAAATACGCAGTGGTGCGTAAGCTGTGGTTTACTCATTTCTACATTTGCTTGTTCACCTTATCAACCGCTACATATTTCAAAGCATGTCATGAAGCCATCATTGGACAATCTGATAATGAAGCTGCTACATTTAAGAATTTGGaaaccatcaacaaactaCTCCTTTTGCAAGGTGCCAGAAGAATGATTGAGAGTTTCGTTGTAAcaaagttttcaacaacttcgTATATGAACATTACGCATTACGTGGTTGGTATTTCTCATTATGTTTTGATTGCGTTGGCTACATATTTGGGCTTATCAGGAAGCTGTGCGGGAAGCGCCGTTTTAACTATAGCAGACTACATGCTTATTGCTATTTTCGGAGTTGCGTCACTACAACAATTCAGAGCGCATTACCATCTTGCCCACTTGGTAAAGTACTCGCTACCAAAATTCAAGCTAGTAGCATCTCCGCACTACCTATATGAAGTCATTATCTACACAGTGATTATGGCATTCAGTACCAAGAACGGAATTAATTCAACTTCGTTTATGTTCATATCAGGATGGGTATTTGTTGTTACTAATTTATCAGTTTCGGCAGTTGAAACGTATCattattatcaattgaagtataaagaagagtttgatttgaagtGGGCTATATTTCCAGGTATTTTGTAG
- a CDS encoding tRNA methyltransferase complex subunit, with amino-acid sequence MKFLTTNFVQCAVKGCQSSSVSFPLKYEECQLVQEEQEFKPDFIVHMLDKLDWNAVISVARDLGNDSLPQTKPEGLDPIMEDDQVVLRDLHTLLVETQLIEGKMTCNNCHHIYYIKNSIPNFLLPPHLAN; translated from the coding sequence ATGAAATTTTTAACCACAAATTTCGTACAATGTGCCGTTAAAGGTTGTCAATCATCATCGGTCTCATTTCCATTAAAATACGAAGAATGTCAACTAGTTcaagaagaacaagaattCAAACCTGATTTCATAGTACACATGTTAGACAAGCTTGATTGGAATGCAGTAATATCAGTGGCTAGAGATTTGGGGAATGATTCATTACCTCAAACAAAACCTGAGGGTTTAGATCCAATTATGGAAGATGATCAAGTTGTGTTACGGGATCTACATACCTTGTTAGTTGAGACTCAGTTGATTGAAGGGAAAATGACTTGTAATAACTGTCATCATATTTACTATATCAAGAATTCGATACCAAATTTCCTTTTACCACCCCACCTTGCTAATTGA
- a CDS encoding Rpn12 protein (S. cerevisiae homolog RPN12 has role ubiquitin-dependent protein catabolic process and to proteasome storage granule, proteasome regulatory lid subcomplex), which translates to MRLLKFFYVIVFFCILATRLISSPIPKRKRVFGGNHHKHHNLLLNPTMSLQKLTAEIYSVYDKQDYQKCQQLLAPIKIELIKHNLLVPLSSNTQTEDQINDLKIAQRILEIGALSSLFTNNYSGFESYFAQLKPFYTNDKIHNINKPHINTDSTKIISLFLLYLLSQGSISKFNVELEMIYNSKQYDIENDKYLRFPIDLERNLMEGNYIKIWNLLKEEKNLPCKEFTHFADTLINALRFEIAKSLEKTYDAIPISNCKSLLYLPQELSDATFETTLKESLDLTNWKFDSGVIYFTKVENEEAVDNESIIKNVLGYAEQIESII; encoded by the coding sequence ATGCGActattgaaatttttttatgTAATTGTCTTCTTTTGTATTCTCGCGACACGACTTATCCTGTCTCCAATCCcgaagagaaaaagagttTTTGGTGGCAACCACCATAAACACCATAATCTATTACTCAACCCAACCATGTCCCTTCAAAAGCTTACAGCTGAAATATACAGTGTCTATGATAAACAAGACTATcaaaaatgtcaacaaCTTCTAGCACCTATCAAAATagaattgatcaaacaCAACTTGTTAGTACCATTGAGTTCCAACACTCAAACTGAAgatcaaatcaatgatttgaaaatagcTCAAAGAATATTGGAAATAGGTGCATTATCATCGTTATTTACAAACAACTATTCAGGGTTTGAGAGTTATTTTGCTCAATTGAAGCCATTTTATACTAATGATAAAATTCACAACATAAATAAACCTCATATTAATACCGATAGTACCAAGATCAtatctttgtttttattgtaTCTTTTAAGTCAAGGttcgatttcaaaatttaacgttgaattggaaatgatttacaattcaaaacaatacgatattgaaaatgacaagTATTTGAGATTCCCCATTGATTtagaaagaaatttaatGGAGGGTAACTATATCAAGATTTGGAACTTgttaaaagaagaaaagaatttacCATGTAAAGAATTTACTCATTTTGCTGACACATTAATCAATGCCTtaagatttgaaattgctaAAAGTTTAGAAAAGACTTATGATGCAATCCCAATTTCCAACTGCAAGAGTTTATTGTACTTGCCTCAAGAGTTAAGTGATGCtacatttgaaacaacttTAAAAGAATCTTTGGatttaacaaattggaaatttgaTCTGGGTGTGATATATTTCActaaagttgaaaatgaagaagctgttgataatgaatcaataatcaaaaatgTATTGGGATATGctgaacaaattgaatcaattatATAA
- a CDS encoding Pir1 1,3-beta-glucan-linked structural cell wall protein: MKYTTIATSAAFLTTVLAATVPSAPWTTLTPTASIPSDATTDYASSFGIQIETVEDASALSTDTAADLSSKLETASATLKRRAVVSALSDGQPNVRSGSYSILPTSSSSVAPVAQITDGQIQHQTTAAAASVVNQITDGQIQHQTTASVVNQITDGQIQHQTSAASVVNQIGDGQIQHQTSAASVVNQIGDGQIQHQTSAASVVNQITDGQIQHQTSAEPTATAAAQISDGQVQHKNSTVAAESRAAATTLSDGQPQESGASSDDDDSNSSIPQACSSSNNLVMKLEDSVLTDSHGRIGAIVANRQFQFDGPPPQAGSIFAAGWSISSDGYLTLGDSKVFYQCLSGDFYNLYDENVAAQCNAVKLKIIDFVDC; encoded by the coding sequence ATGAAATATACAACAATCGCTACATCTGCTGCATTTTTAACTACCGTATTGGCCGCTACAGTACCATCTGCGCCATGGACTACTTTGACACCAACTGCATCAATTCCTTCAGATGCCACAACTGATTACGCATCAAGTTTTggtattcaaattgaaactgttgAAGATGCTTCAGCTTTGTCAACTGATACAGCCGCTGATCTTAGTAGTAAATTGGAGACTGCTTCTGCTACACTCAAGAGAAGAGCGGTTGTTAGTGCCTTGTCTGATGGTCAACCAAATGTTAGATCTGGTTCATATTCAATCTTGccaacttcatcttcatcagttgCTCCAGTTGCTCAAATCACTGATggtcaaattcaacatcaaactactgctgctgctgcttcGGTTGTAAATCAAATCACTGATggtcaaattcaacaccaaactACCGCCTCTGTTGTCAACCAAATCACTGATggtcaaattcaacaccaaaccTCAGCTGCATCCGTCgtcaatcaaattggagatggtcaaattcaacaccaaaccTCAGCTGCATCCGTCgtcaatcaaattggagatggtcaaattcaacaccaaaccTCAGCTGCATCCGttgtcaatcaaatcactgatggtcaaattcaacaccaaaccTCAGCTGAACCAACTGCAACTGCTGCTGCTCAAATTTCAGATGGTCAAGTTCAACACAAAAACTCCACTGTTGCTGCTGAATCAAGAGCTGCTGCCACAACTCTTTCTGATGGCCAACCACAAGAATCAGGTGCGTCAAGCGATGACGATGACTCCAACTCGTCTATCCCACAAGCTtgctcatcatcaaacaacttagttatgaaattggaagatAGTGTTTTGACTGACTCACATGGTAGAATTGGTGCTATTGTAGCCAACAGACAATTCCAATTCGATGGTCCACCACCACAGGCTGGCTCTATCTTTGCTGCTGGTTGGTCCATTTCAAGTGACGGTTACTTGACTCTTGGTGACTCAAAGGTCTTCTACCAATGTTTAAGTGGTGATTTCTACAACTTGTATGACGAAAATGTTGCCGCTCAATGTAATGCCgtcaaattgaagattattgactttgttgattgttaA
- a CDS encoding Iff5 GPI-anchored protein (member of the Hyr/IFF family): MLIISKQYLVFCFLLPVVLGLDITSNTVDRGAVSFNVGDITVHSGAYWSIINNAVSAFVSSLNVQSNAGLFISSTSPLLSLQVTLLGLLNSITNNGIISFNSLASLTSSNYNLIGLSFENNGEMYLGASGVVASNMGITAASWKNTGLLVFYQNQRNEGYVNLGTALGAISNNGQICFHNEVYQQTTTIAGTGCITADADSSIYITNAALSVSTGQTFYLADGKSSMIVQALSTPQTFNVRNFGQVNGVANKIGLTIPLFALIGNPWSYNSATGVLTLKGAGLLSQYFNIGTGYDSSKFQVVTDNGAGLPSTLLGSIQYNGPVPNPGLPSQCRVCKSLPQIPGAQPTEYTTTITTTSDGHTLTETGIVDITTDTAGSWYTTTSIFTTASTFTTEYTTTGTTTKDDGSVETDSGIVSQSGDSLTTITTFPPGSVAGDVTTEYTTTWTTTKDDGSLETDSGIVSQSGDSLTTITTFPPGSVAGDVTTEYTTTWTTTKDDGSVETDSGIVSQSGDSLTTITTFPPGSVAGDVTMTLTSNFLPDAENSFVEEFSTTVYSSLSIETVLTGIPTEQLPTGAESVAPSGSSGMNQWMGSPINAQTEQSCEVGSAETVTNSGETASDRGVSTTSGEMAGSSPTDGPVAISDAASIQGGSELPYESHTSGMTTLTEHTSGLHSTAVAITTYLGAGTFVRYPSLMCAFASLVFVLF, encoded by the coding sequence atgttgataatttcaaagcaaTACTTAGTATTCTGTTTTTTACTCCCAGTAGTGTTGGGTTTGGATATAACGTCAAACACCGTTGATAGAGGCGCCGTAAGTTTTAATGTTGGAGATATCACTGTTCACTCTGGCGCTTATTGGTCTATTATTAATAATGCTGTTTCCGCATTTGTTTCAAGTTTAAACGTGCAGTCTAATGCTGGGCTATTTATTTCAAGTACTTCACCATTACTTTCGTTACAAGTTACGTTGTTGGGATTGTTGAAttccatcaccaacaacggtatcatttcattcaattcactTGCTTCCTTAACCTCCTCAAACTACAATCTTATTGGATTATCATTTGAGAACAATGGAGAAATGTACTTGGGTGCATCAGGGGTTGTAGCCAGCAACATGGGTATCACTGCCGCCAGCTGGAAGAATACTGGTTTACTTgtattttatcaaaatcaaagaaatgaAGGTTACGTCAACTTAGGAACTGCTTTAGGAGCAATTAGCAACAACGGTCAAATTTGTTTCCATAACGAAGTATATCAACAGACAACTACAATTGCTGGTACTGGATGCATTACTGCTGATGCTGACTCGAGCATTTACATTACCAACGCGGCTTTGTCTGTCTCAACGGGACAAACGTTTTATTTGGCAGACGGTAAATCGTCCATGATTGTGCAAGCATTATCCACACCACAAACTTTCAACGTACGTAACTTTGGACAAGTCAATGGGGTTGCTAATAAGATTGGTTTAACAATTCCACTTTTCGCGTTAATTGGTAATCCGTGGTCGTACAATTCAGCCACAGGTGTTTTAACTTTAAAAGGTGCTGGGTTGTTACTGCAATATTTTAATATTGGTACTGGGTATGATTCTTCTAAGTTCCAAGTTGTGACTGATAATGGTGCCGGTTTACCGTCTACGCTTTTAGGCTCAATTCAATACAACGGGCCAGTCCCAAATCCTGGTTTGCCAAGTCAGTGCCGTGTTTGTAAATCGCTACCACAAATTCCCGGCGCACAACCAACTGAATACACGACCACGATCACCACAACTAGTGATGGACATACATTGACGGAAACTGGAATTGTTGACATCACAACAGATACCGCTGGATCATGGtacacaacaacatctaTATTTACTACAGCATCAACTTTCACGACTGAGTACACCACCACTGGTACTACTACGAAGGACGACGGATCAGTAGAAACCGACTCAGGAATCGTGTCTCAATCGGGCGACTCGTTGACCACGATCACCACGTTCCCACCAGGAAGTGTCGCAGGTGATGTTACTACTGAGTACACCACGACATGGACTACCACCAAGGACGATGGATCATTAGAAACCGACTCAGGAATCGTGTCTCAATCGGGTGACTCGTTGACCACGATCACCACGTTCCCACCAGGAAGTGTTGCAGGTGATGTTACTACTGAGTACACCACGACATGGACTACCACCAAGGACGACGGATCAGTAGAAACCGACTCGGGAATCGTGTCTCAATCAGGCGACTCGTTGACCACGATCACCACGTTCCCACCAGGAAGTGTTGCAGGTGATGTTACTATGACGTTGACTTCGAATTTTTTGCCAGATGCTGAGAATAGTTTCGTTGAGGAGTTTAGTACAACAGtttattcttctttatcGATTGAGACCGTGTTGACTGGTATCCCAACTGAGCAACTCCCTACGGGAGCTGAGTCTGTGGCACCAAGTGGTTCTTCAGGTATGAATCAATGGATGGGTTCACCTATTAATGCTCAAACTGAGCAATCATGTGAGGTAGGAAGTGCAGAAACTGTAACTAATAGTGGTGAAACTGCTCTGGATAGAGGTGTGCTGACAACTAGTGGGGAGATGGCAGGCTCATCTCCAACGGATGGACCTGTTGCCATTTCGGACGCTGCATCAATTCAGGGTGGATCAGAGCTACCATACGAAAGCCATACAAGTGGCATGACTACATTGACAGAACACACAAGTGGTCTTCACTCAACTGCGGTTGCTATTACAACATATTTAGGGGCAGGAACATTTGTCAGATACCCATCACTTATGTGTGCTTTTGCTTCGttagtttttgttttattttag
- a CDS encoding Vps28 protein (involved in proteolytic activation of Rim101p, which regulates pH response): MSHPPEYAPTASTSFTISSKSSKFNQELTRSSLIKSPSNKSIYNSLAEISSILLSIEMLENSFIKDYITDKEKYTSTAYRLIYQYQIIIKGFDELKLPVLRELMPDLSSDLSNFLDLFTSKFNLNCTQAVNRLLSGVPSTIDHVSGASDSGINTGNKANARLIAEITGNFITCMDAVKLNYKTRDQLHPLLSDLVVNLNEFNESIEFNGKSKLINWLIKINNSEKELSQEDSDSFLNDLDIAYKGFYTSLESH; the protein is encoded by the coding sequence ATGTCACATCCACCAGAATATGCCCCCACGGCATCAACATCTTTCACTATCTCCTCAAAGTCGTCTAAGTTTAACCAAGAATTAACCCGATCGTCATTAATAaaatcaccatcaaataaatcaatttacaaCTCATTGGCTGAGATAAGTTCCATTTTACTTTCAATAGAAATGTTGGAAAACTCATTCATTAAGGATTATATCACAGATAAGGAAAAATATACATCTACGGCATATAGACTAATAtatcaataccaaattATAATCAAGGggtttgatgaattgaaattaccAGTGTTGCGAGAACTTATGCCAGACTTATCGTCGGatttatccaatttcttggaCCTATTCACTTCGAAATTTAACTTGAATTGTACACAAGCTGTAAATAGACTACTAAGCGGTGTGCCATCAACAATAGACCACGTTAGTGGTGCATCAGACTCAGGAATAAACACAGGTAATAAGGCTAATGCAAGGTTAATTGCTGAGATCACGGGCAATTTCATCACTTGTATGGATGCGGTTAAACTAAATTACAAAACCAGAGATCAATTACATCCATTATTAAGTGATTTAGttgtcaatttgaatgaatttaaTGAAAGTATAGAGTTTAATGGGAAATCGAAATTAATTAATTGGCTTATAAAGATTAATAATTCAGAGAAGGAACTTTCACAAGAAGATTCTGATTCGTTTCTAAATGACTTGGATATTGCGTATAAAGGATTCTATACATCTTTGGAAAGCCACTAA
- a CDS encoding serine/threonine protein kinase, translated as MVNLSLFQNSSTTTTNNNNNNNNNNNNTNNDKTDTITSNSNSSNNISTRVNMSLASGLEASPNSNSPELRPSSRTRTRSISISRFLFNRDHDTPGTPSVNTAGNSLENSSSESTVSGAPSDQTSNNNGSNGMNRLKNMFRFPSNSVSSADSKSQGQRQRSLSSPFRQSGRDHHHKKSSSINHLSVSSPPQLPEIVTDAPESHDLAEGTSPVVHSNPYFQYQGLPPHLTTSTPQQPNLLTTNKSELSVSLRHNDSIYSLNEHDVLQPPPKIHYSQSSFSGDDESDDDINNTKIGTDNSTYLEPPRPEASPIKEVNGEPALTPPPSPFQRALRRVASAPLVHKLMNDKSASDVSSPPSPTPRKEQEPFDISKHIGEVTITGRPRTLTQDRTYSHAATRIVDVQVSPSSFEKIRLLGKGDVGKVYLVRDLQSNRLYAMKILSKKEMIERNKIKRALVEQEILATSNHPFIVTLYHSFQSKNFLYLCMEYCMGGEFFRALQTRESKTISENDAKFYAAEVTAALEYLHLMGFIYRDLKPENILLHQSGHIMLSDFDLSKRSERAKNPEIAFNKNGLSLSSSGTYSPHHGPTLDTKACIDGFRTNSFVGTEEYIAPEVIRGKGHTSAVDWWTLGIFIYEMLYGTTPFKGHDRKKTFANVLKRDVKFDLVPTQQSVSSNCKSLIKKLLIKEEDKRLGSKTGASEIKNHVFFKNTQWALLRHQKPPMIPVLTKSKKHRDQKEQHGGKDGIKGNGTTGGAESPDVSNEVHSIAESDPNDPFAKFNSVTLRYGDEDNAFEFGDECGGGVVNGICLDSSVVYNPEKTTAYTSVAYTMTSPDNGTSKRGFLRR; from the coding sequence ATGGTTAATTTAAGCCTATTTCAGAATAGCTCcactaccaccaccaacaacaacaacaacaataacaacaacaacaataacaccAACAATGATAAGACGGATACTATCACATCGAACAGCAATAGCAGCAATAATATTTCAACACGTGTTAACATGTCTTTAGCACTGGGTTTGGAAGCTAGCCCGAATAGTAATAGTCCAGAATTACGTCCACTGTCTCGTACGAGGACCAGGTCGATATCAATATCTCGTTTTCTATTTAATAGGGATCATGACACACCGGGTACCCCTTCAGTCAACACTGCTGGGAATTCCTTAGAAAACAGCTCTTCAGAATCAACCGTATCTGGAGCTCCGTCGGATCAAACtagcaacaacaatggcaGTAATGGGATGAATAGGTTGAAAAACATGTTTCGTTTCCCTTCCAATTCAGTATCTTCAGCAGACTCCAAATCACAGGGTCAGAGACAGCGGTCGCTATCGTCTCCATTTCGACAAAGTGGCAGGGACCATCACCACAAGAAATCATCCAGCATCAATCACTTATCTGTATCGCTGCCTCCGCAGTTACCTGAAATTGTGACTGATGCGCCAGAATCTCATGATTTAGCAGAAGGTACAAGTCCTGTTGTTCATTCAAACCCTTACTTCCAGTATCAGGGACTACCTCCACATTTAACAACATCTacaccacaacaaccaaacTTGTTGACTACAAATAAATCTGAACTCTCGGTTTCGTTGAGACATAATGATTCTATTTATTCATTGAATGAGCATGATGTGTTACAGCCACCACCAAAGATACATTATAGtcaatcttctttttcgGGTGACGATGAGtcagatgatgatattaacaacaccaaaattgGCACTGACAACTCTACATATCTTGAGCCACCAAGGCCAGAAGCTTCCCCAATAAAAGAAGTGAATGGAGAGCCAGCGCTTACACCACCTCCATCGCCATTTCAAAGGGCTCTTCGACGTGTTGCATCTGCTCCGCTAGTACataaattgatgaatgatAAATCAGCAAGTGACGTATCTTCTccaccatcaccaacacCCCGCAAAGAACAAGAACCATTTGATATAAGTAAACATATTGGAGAAGTTACAATCACAGGCCGTCCTCGTACTTTAACTCAAGATCGTACTTATTCGCATGCCGCCACTCGAATAGTTGATGTACAAGTAAGTCCCAgtagttttgaaaaaattcGACTTTTGGGAAAAGGCGATGTGGGAAAAGTATACCTCGTGCGAGACTTGCAATCAAATAGACTCTATGCCATGAAAATTCTTAGCAAAAAGGAAATGATTGAACGAAACAAGATTAAACGTGCATTGgttgaacaagaaatttTAGCAACTTCAAACCATCCATTCATTGTTACGTTATACCATTcatttcaatcaaaaaatttccTTTATTTGTGTATGGAGTATTGTATGGGTGGTGAGTTTTTCCGAGCTTTACAAACAAGAGAATCGAAAACTATATCTGAAAACGATGCCAAATTCTATGCCGCAGAAGTAACGGCTGCGCTAGAGTATCTTCATTTAATGGGATTCATATATCGTGATTTGAAACCGGAAAACATCTTGTTGCATCAATCAGGTCATATCATGTTGAGTGATTTCGACCTATCAAAAAGAAGTGAAAGAGCCAAAAACCCCGAGATtgcattcaacaaaaatggcttatcattatcatcatcaggCACATATTCACCACATCATGGCCCTACATTGGATACTAAAGCATGTATTGATGGGTTTAgaacaaattcatttgtTGGTACTGAAGAATACATTGCTCCTGAGGTCATACGTGGTAAAGGTCACACTAGTGCTGTTGATTGGTGGACATTGGGGATATTTATTTATGAAATGTTGTATGGAACAACTCCATTCAAGGGCCATGATCGTAAAAAGACATTTGCTAATGTATTGAAACGAGATGttaaatttgatttagTCCCCACACAACAATcagtttcatcaaattgtaaaagtttgatcaagaaattgttgattaaagaagaagataaacGATTAGGGTCTAAGACTGGTGCTTCTGAAATTAAGAATCATGTGTTTTTTAAAAATACTCAATGGGCATTGTTAAGACATCAAAAACCTCCAATGATTCCTGTATTGACCAAATCGAAAAAACATCGTgatcaaaaagaacaacACGGTGGAAAAGATGGAATTAAGGGGAACGGTACTACTGGAGGTGCTGAATCACCTGATGTCAGTAATGAAGTCCATTCAATAGCTGAGAGCGATCCAAATGATCCATTCgccaaattcaattcagtGACATTGCGATATGGTGACGAGGACAATGCATTTGAGTTTGGGGATGAATGTGGTGGTGGGGTGGTCAACGGTATCTGTCTTGATTCGTCAGTTGTGTATAATCCAGAAAAGACTACGGCGTATACTAGTGTTGCTTATACTATGACATCACCTGATAATGGGACTTCAAAGAGAGGGTTTTTGCGAAGATGA